Part of the Halopseudomonas maritima genome, TGCACGGTATCGAAAAGGAAAGCCTGCGTGTCACTGCCGACGGCAGTCTGGCCCATACACCGCACCCGGCGGGTCTGGGCTCGGCGCTGACCCATTCGCGCATCACCACCGATTACTCCGAGGCGCTGCTGGAGCTGATTACCCCGGTCAGTCAGCGTGTTGATGGCCTGTTCGCCCAGCTCGATGAGATTCACCGTTTTACCTACAGCCAGCTGGGTGACGAGCTACTGTGGACCGAGTCCATGCCCAGCCGCCTGCCGGCCAGCGACCAGGATATCCCGATTGCCTGGTACGGCACCTCCAATATCGGCACCCTGAAGAACGTCTACCGGCGCGGTCTGGCAGTGCGTTACGGCAAGGCGATGCAGTGCATTGCCGGCATTCACTATAACTTCTCCCTGCCGCCGGGGCTGTGGCAACTGCTGCAAAAGCAGGAGGGCGGGCAGCAGAGTGCGCAGGACAACCAGTCGGCGCGCTACTTTGCGCTGATTCGCAACTTCCGCCGCTATGCCTGGCTGCTGATGTACCTGTTTGGCGCCTCGCCGGCGGTGTGCGCCAGCTTTTTGCAGGGCCGTGATCATCGATTGGAGCCGCTGGGCGAGCGCAGCCTGTATCTGCCCTGGGCGACCAGCCTGCGCATGAGCGACCTGGGCTACAACAACAACGCCCAGTCGGGGTTGAACGTCTGCTACAACAGCCTGGATAACTACATTGCCAGCATGCTCAACGCCATCAGCCTGCCCTATGAGCCTTACGCGCAGCTGGGCACACACGATGCGAACGGCGAGTGGCAGCAGCTCAACACCAATCTGCTGCAGATTGAGAACGAGTTCTACAGCCCGATCCGACCCAAGCGTGTCACCAACAGCGGCGAGAAGCCGGTACATGCCCTGCGCGAGCGCGGCGTGGAGTACATCGAGGTGCGCTGCCTGGACATCGACCCGTTTGTGCCAATGGGTATCGAACCGGCGACGGCCTACTTCCTGGATGCCTTCCTGCTGTTCTGTGCACTGAACGACAGCCCGGATCTGAGTGACAGCGAGTGTGAGCACGCGGCCAGCAACTTCAACCTGACCGTTAAGCGCGGCCGCGAGCCGGGCCTGCGGCTCAACGATGGTGGTAGCGAACGCACGCTGGTCTCCTGGGGCGAAGCGCTGCTGGACGAGATTGCCGGCTGCGCCGCATTGCTGGATCAGGTCAAGGGCGGCAACGCCTGCGTCAGCAGCCTGCAGCAACAGCGTGCCAAGCTGCAGGATGCCAGCCTGACGCCGTCTGCGCGGGTGCTGGCGGCGATTGCCGAGCACGACAACAGCTTCTTCCGCTTTGCCCTGGCCCAGTCGCAGGCCCATGACCGCTACTTCCGTGAGCGTCCGCTCGACCCTGCTGTGCAGGCGGCCATGGCAGATGAGGCGGCCAGTTCACTGGCAGAGCAGGCGGCGTTGGAAGCCGCTGACGCAGTCAGCTTTGACCGCTTTGTGGCCGACTACATGGGCCAGTCGGCCTGAGCTGTCGGGCGGGCGCGCCCAGCGCCCGCCGCTTACTGCACGATCAGATTGGTAAACAGCAGGTCGTCTACCAGCGAGTCTCCCTCTTCCTCTTCCAGCACCTGCTGCACGGCGGCCAGCGCGTCGGCGCGCAGGGTCTCCTTGCCTTCCAGCGTGGACAGGTTTTCCGGCAGTTGTGCGCTGAACAGAAACACCAGGGCATTGCGAATCAGCGCGTCGTGATAGTGCAGCTTGTCGACCGCCGCCGGGTCGTCGGTGCGCAGGGCCACATCGGCCTTGAGATACTGGATGCGCGGTCCGCTGCCAAGGGTGCCGACAAAGGACGGCTTGAGCTCGACGTACTGAGCCTGTGGCGGTGGGGCTTCCTCTTCTTCGGCGTGGGCAGCGGGCAACAGGGCGCTCAGCAGCAGAGCGGCTAACAGGGCTTTGAGGTGCATGGCAGAAGGGCTCCTTGGATTCCGGCACAGCATAGCCGAGCAGCCGCCCCGCGCCAAATGCCCGCACTGCCCGACAAGCGTCGGTGGAAGGCATCAGGGACGATGCCCATGTTATGCGTAGCTATCAGCTCAAACCATGTTCGTTGACCCCTAGCCCGGTGAAGCGACTAGACTGACGCCATTCATGCACGCACACCTGGGAGATAAAAATGAAAGCGGTTCTGTGCAAGGCTTACGGTCCGGCCAGCAGTCTGGTACTGGAAGAAACGACCGATCCGGTCGCCAAGAAGAACGAAGTCGTTATCGACATTCACGCCGCTGGCGTCAACTTCCCCGATACCCTGATCATCGAGGGCAAGTACCAGGTCAAGCCGCCGTTCCCGTTCTCGCCGGGTGGTGAAGCCGCTGGCGTGGTGGCCAGTGTGGGCGAAAGCGTCAAGCACCTGAAAGTGGGCGATCGCGTTATGGGCCTGACCGGCTTCGGCAGCTTTGCCGAGAAGGTTGCCACCGACGCCATGCGCGTGCTGCCGATGCCCGATGACATGGACTATGTCACCGCCGCCGGCTTCAGCATGACCTACGGCACCTCCATGCACGCCCTCAAGCAGCGTGGCGAGCTCAAGCCGGGCGAAACCCTGCTGGTACTGGGCGCTTCGGGTGGCGTGGGTCTGGCTGCGGTTGAAATCGGCAAGGCCATGGGCGCCCGCGTGATCGCCGCCGCCTCCAGTGCCGAAAAGCTGGAAGTAGCCAAGGCCGCCGGCGCCGACGAGCTGATCAACTACAGCGAAGTCAGCCTGAAAGACGCGGTCAAGGAACTGACCAACGGCCAGGGCGCCGACGTGATCTACGATCCGGTGGGTGGCGACCTGTTCGACCAGGCGGTGCGCAGCATCAACTGGAAAGGCCGTCTGCTGGTAGTTGGCTTTGCCAGCGGCCGTATTCCGGAGTTCCCGATCAACCTGGCGCTGCTCAAGGGCTCGTCCATCGTCGGCGTATTCTGGGGCGCCTTTGCCGCCCGCGAGCCGCAGGCCAACCTGGAGAACTTCCAGCAGCTGTTTGCCTGGCACAGCGAAGGCAAGCTCAAGCCGCTGGTCTCCCAGACCTTCGAGCTGAACGAGTACGAAGCCGCGCTGGACATCCTCAGCTCGCGCAAAGCGGTCGGTAAGGTGGTCGTCAAGACCCGTTAAGGCCAGCCGAAGGCTGGCCCTGGCGGCAAGCCACAAGCTTCAAGGAAAACCCGCGCGGTGTTGAATCGCGCGGGTTTTTCTTTGGCTCGGGATTGCACTCAAAATCATGGAAAAGGCTTGACTGCTCCTCAGCCCAACTCACCCTGATGCAGCTTGCAGCTTGCAGCTTGCAGCTTGCAGCTTGCAGCTTGCAGCTTGCAGCTTGCAGCTTGCAGCTTGCAGCTTGCAGCTTGCAGCTTGCAGCTTGCAGCTTAGAGCGCGCCATCGTAGCCGAGTTGCCGCCACGCCTCGTAGATCAGAATCGCTGCGCTGTTCGACAGATTCAGGCTGCGGCTGTCAGGGCGCATGGGAATGCGCAGCACCTGTTCCGCGGGCAACGCCTCGCGCACTTCAACGGGCAGGCCGCGACTCTCCGGGCCGAACAGAAACAGGTCGCCGGCAGCGAACTGCACCTCGCTAAAGTTCTGTGTGCCCTTGGTGCTCAAGGCAAAGACGCGATTGGGCTCTACCGCGTGCAGACAGGCATCGAGGTGGGGATAGGTTTTAACCGCGGCAAACTCGTGGTAATCCAGCCCGGCGCGACGCAGGCGCTTGTCGTCCAGCTCAAAGCCCAGCGGTTCGATCAGATGCAGTTGGCAGCCGGTATTGGCGCACAGACGAATGATATTGCCGGTGTTGGGCGGGATTTCGGGTTCAAGCAGGGCGATATGGAACATGGTGACGGCTACGCAAGGGCGGAGCGCTAGGCTACCCGGTTGAAGCGGCAAGCTTCAAGCCGCAAGCCGCAAGCCGCAAGCCGCAAGCCGCAAGCCGCAAGCCGCAAGTAGTCCGTGGTGTCGCGGGTGTTGGTGTCTGGTTGGGGTGGCTCAAGGCTCAAGGCTGAAGGCTTGAGGCTGGAAGGGTTGGAGCGGCGTGGGTGGTTGGATGGCGTGCAAGCAGCGAAGATACGGCCCACTCCTTGGGTGGCTTCAGATGAAGAGTCCGGCTTCCAGCCTAAAGCCTTCAGCCTTCAGCCAGGGGGGGCTTGCGGCTTGCAGCTTGCCGCTGCTTTTATCGCAGGCATAAAAAAAGGCGACCCCAGCCTGCCTGAACCGAGGTCACCCCAAATACACCCATTAGTCATTTAGCATCAAGCGTGCCAGTTTTGCTGCGGGCGTACTCTATTCGCTTTCATCGTCGTCTGAACCGTCCACATTCATGTCCAGTTCCTTGATCTTGCGGGTCAGCGTATTGCGGCCCCAGCCCAGTAACTGCGCGGCATCGCGGCGTCTGCCGGCGGTGTGCTTGAGGGCGGTTTCGATCATGATGCGCTCGAATGACGGTACGGCAATGTCCAGCAGGTTGGTGACGCCTCGGGCCAGTTCCTGATCGGCCCAGGTGCGCAATCCGTGTTCCCAGTGGCCATCTGGCGCACTGTCCTGGTGCTGGGTGAGCATTTCCGGGGGCAGGTCTTCAATCAGCACCTCGCGACTGGACGCCATCACGGTGATCCAGCGGCAGGTGTTTTCCAGCTGGCGCACGTTGCCCGGCCAGGGCAGGTTGCGCAGGTAGTCCTGGGTCTGAGGCTTGAGTACCTTGGGTTCTACCGCCAGCTCCTGCGCGGCGCGGGCAAGGAAGTGCTGGGCCAGCGCGGGGATGTCTTCGCGCCGTTCCGACAGCTTGGGGATATGGATGCGGATGACGTTTAAACGGTGGAACAGGTCCTCACGAAACTTGCCGGCCTGCACCAGGCCTTCGAGGTTCTGGTGGGTGGCGGCGATGATGCGCACGTCCACCTTGATCGGTGTGTGACCGCCAACCCGGTAGAACTCGCCGTCGGCCAGTACGCGCAGCAGGCGCGTCTGGGTTTCGGCTGGCATGTCACCAATCTCGTCGAGAAACAGGGTGCCGCCGTCGGCCTGCTCAAAGCGGCCACGGCGCTGCACGGCGGCGCCGGTAAAGGCGCCCTTTTCGTGGCCGAACAGCTCGGATTCCATCAGGTCCTTCGGGATCGCGGCCATGTTCAGCGCGATGAAGGGGTTGCGCGCGCGCGGGCTGTGGCGGTGCAGGGCGTGGGCAACCAGCTCTTTACCGGTACCGGACTCGCCATTGATCAGTACGGTGATGTTTGAGTGCGATAGGCGGCCAATGGCGCGAAACACCTCCTGCATGGCCGGCGCCTCACCGATGATCTCGGGAGTGCGGGTCTGCAGGGTTTCCTCGTCCTGGGCGTCCTGCTCGTGGGTGTGTGCCAGGGCGCGGCGCACCAGGGCAACGGCCTCGTCGACGTCAAAGGGTTTGGGCAGGTACTCAAAGGCGCCGCCCTGATAGGAGGCAACCGCGCTATCGAGGTCCGAGTGGGCGGTCATGATGATGACCGGCAGGCGTGGATAGCGTTCGCGTACGGTGGCCAGCAGCTCCAGGCCGCTGGTGCCGGGCATGCGGATGTCACTGATCAGCACGTCCGGGTGTTGGCGCTGCAGGCGCGTGAGCGCGGCGTCTGCGCTGTCGAAGGCGACCGGCTCCAGTCCTTCCTGTTGCAGAGCCTTTTCCAGTACCCAGCGGATGGAGCGGTCGTCATCGACGATCCAGACGTTTTCGGCACGATTCTGTGAGCGGGTCATAAAACGGGTCTCCAGTTCCGGTACTACCGGCAGGCGGGTGTGCCTGCAGGTGTAGGCAGGTTGTCAGGGTGGCGCGCGGCGGGCGCACTACAGGCAATAGGGGGCATGCTCAGTCGCTCCCGTCCAGTTCCAGTGGCAGGAACAGGGTGAATATGGTTTGTCCGGGTTCGCTGTCGCACTCGATCAGGCCCTGATGCTGGCTGATGATGTTCTGCGTGATGGACAGGCCGAGTCCGGTGCCATCTGCACGGCCGCTGACCATCGGATAGAAAATGCTTTCGACGATGTCGGCCGGAATGCCCGGGCCGTTGTCGATCACCTCGACCCGGCAGACCAGTCGATAGCGCGTCTGGCCGATGGTGAACTGGCGCAGCGTTCGAGTGCGCAGGGTGATCTCGCCTTGCTCCAGAGGACCGGCGGAAGCCAGCGCCTGCATGGCGTTGCGCACGATGTTGAGGAGCGCCTGAATCAGCTGTTCGCGGTCGGCCTGTACGTCGGGGATGCTGGGGTCGTAGTCGCGGCGGATGCGCAGCGCACCTTGGGTTTCGGCCTCAATCAGGCTGCAGACGCGCTCGGTGATTTCGTGCACGTTGATGGCGCGCAGGGCGGGCGGTCGATAGGGGCCGAGCATGCTGTCGACCAGATTGCGCAGCCGGTCGGCCTCTTCGATGATGACGTCGGTGTAGTCCTTCAGCGCCTCATCGGGCAGCTCGCGCGACAGCAGCTGCGCTGCGCCGCGAATGCCGCCAAGCGGGTTCTTGATCTCGTGCGCCAGGCCGCGTACCAGCACCTTGGTGACTTCCTGTTTGGACAGCTGGGCCTCTTCCTTGGTGATGCGCAGCAGACGGTCACGCGGATATAGCTCAATCAGCAGCCAGTTGCGATTGGCGGCGATGATCGGCGTGACCGAATAATCGACCATCAGGCTTTGGCCGTTGCTGAGGGTCAGCTGGGCTTCGCGCTTGGTAAAGGGGTGGCCCTGCTCGACGGCGTTGTGCAGTGACTCCAGCGCCGCAGCGGTGTCGGTGAACAGGTCTGCGACCGGCTGCTGATAGACCCGTTGGCCGCTGACTGCCAGCAGCATTTCCGCAGCGGGGTTCATAAAACTCAGGCGCAGCTCGCCGTCCAGCAGCAGGACGGCGGTGGTCAGGTTGTCGAGAATCTGGCGTAAAAATCGGTCGGGCAGCATAGCGGTATCCGTGGTTTGCACAGGGAAATGCAAGAAGCGATCCAATTCAGGGCGCGTTGTTCCGGACCCTGGCAAACAATTGCCCGTTTCTGTGACGGCTTGCCGTTTGCCGCGCCTGTTGAGGGGGCAGGCCCCGTAGTGCGGGGTTCCAGCGCTGCTGACGGCAGCCGGGATAGGGTGCGTTGCTCGGTCAGGGGGGATAGCTGCGCATGGCGATGGTGCGCAAGGCGGTGCGCTCGACGGGCAGTATGCACCATAATGGTGCAAAAAGGCAGCCCGGCGCGCCGGGCTGTAGCAGTGCTCAGGGGGTGGTGGCAGGCGGGCGGGGTACGTTGGGCGCGGTCGGCGCTGCGGGTGCGGTGGGTGCCTGGTTGGCCGCGCCTACACGACCGGGCTGGTTCAGTGAGGTGCGCTGGACATGCAGCGTGATGCCAGTACTGGCGCTGATCTGCTCACCCTTGCTGTTGGTGACGACGGCTTCGACCAGATGTGAGCCGCGATCCAGGTTGGTGACGGTCAGGTTGGCTTCGGCCTGGCCGGCACCGGGCAGTGCCTGCTCGCTCAGACTGCCATCAATACGCGCGCGCAGCAGATGGCCGGCGCG contains:
- the gshA gene encoding glutamate--cysteine ligase, with protein sequence MSPLLRNRLDLLAQPASHPLLTDCLHGIEKESLRVTADGSLAHTPHPAGLGSALTHSRITTDYSEALLELITPVSQRVDGLFAQLDEIHRFTYSQLGDELLWTESMPSRLPASDQDIPIAWYGTSNIGTLKNVYRRGLAVRYGKAMQCIAGIHYNFSLPPGLWQLLQKQEGGQQSAQDNQSARYFALIRNFRRYAWLLMYLFGASPAVCASFLQGRDHRLEPLGERSLYLPWATSLRMSDLGYNNNAQSGLNVCYNSLDNYIASMLNAISLPYEPYAQLGTHDANGEWQQLNTNLLQIENEFYSPIRPKRVTNSGEKPVHALRERGVEYIEVRCLDIDPFVPMGIEPATAYFLDAFLLFCALNDSPDLSDSECEHAASNFNLTVKRGREPGLRLNDGGSERTLVSWGEALLDEIAGCAALLDQVKGGNACVSSLQQQRAKLQDASLTPSARVLAAIAEHDNSFFRFALAQSQAHDRYFRERPLDPAVQAAMADEAASSLAEQAALEAADAVSFDRFVADYMGQSA
- a CDS encoding flagellar basal body-associated FliL family protein, with the protein product MHLKALLAALLLSALLPAAHAEEEEAPPPQAQYVELKPSFVGTLGSGPRIQYLKADVALRTDDPAAVDKLHYHDALIRNALVFLFSAQLPENLSTLEGKETLRADALAAVQQVLEEEEGDSLVDDLLFTNLIVQ
- a CDS encoding NADPH:quinone oxidoreductase family protein; this encodes MKAVLCKAYGPASSLVLEETTDPVAKKNEVVIDIHAAGVNFPDTLIIEGKYQVKPPFPFSPGGEAAGVVASVGESVKHLKVGDRVMGLTGFGSFAEKVATDAMRVLPMPDDMDYVTAAGFSMTYGTSMHALKQRGELKPGETLLVLGASGGVGLAAVEIGKAMGARVIAAASSAEKLEVAKAAGADELINYSEVSLKDAVKELTNGQGADVIYDPVGGDLFDQAVRSINWKGRLLVVGFASGRIPEFPINLALLKGSSIVGVFWGAFAAREPQANLENFQQLFAWHSEGKLKPLVSQTFELNEYEAALDILSSRKAVGKVVVKTR
- the trmL gene encoding tRNA (uridine(34)/cytosine(34)/5-carboxymethylaminomethyluridine(34)-2'-O)-methyltransferase TrmL, encoding MFHIALLEPEIPPNTGNIIRLCANTGCQLHLIEPLGFELDDKRLRRAGLDYHEFAAVKTYPHLDACLHAVEPNRVFALSTKGTQNFSEVQFAAGDLFLFGPESRGLPVEVREALPAEQVLRIPMRPDSRSLNLSNSAAILIYEAWRQLGYDGAL
- the ntrC gene encoding nitrogen regulation protein NR(I), which translates into the protein MTRSQNRAENVWIVDDDRSIRWVLEKALQQEGLEPVAFDSADAALTRLQRQHPDVLISDIRMPGTSGLELLATVRERYPRLPVIIMTAHSDLDSAVASYQGGAFEYLPKPFDVDEAVALVRRALAHTHEQDAQDEETLQTRTPEIIGEAPAMQEVFRAIGRLSHSNITVLINGESGTGKELVAHALHRHSPRARNPFIALNMAAIPKDLMESELFGHEKGAFTGAAVQRRGRFEQADGGTLFLDEIGDMPAETQTRLLRVLADGEFYRVGGHTPIKVDVRIIAATHQNLEGLVQAGKFREDLFHRLNVIRIHIPKLSERREDIPALAQHFLARAAQELAVEPKVLKPQTQDYLRNLPWPGNVRQLENTCRWITVMASSREVLIEDLPPEMLTQHQDSAPDGHWEHGLRTWADQELARGVTNLLDIAVPSFERIMIETALKHTAGRRRDAAQLLGWGRNTLTRKIKELDMNVDGSDDDESE
- the glnL gene encoding nitrogen regulation protein NR(II), translated to MLPDRFLRQILDNLTTAVLLLDGELRLSFMNPAAEMLLAVSGQRVYQQPVADLFTDTAAALESLHNAVEQGHPFTKREAQLTLSNGQSLMVDYSVTPIIAANRNWLLIELYPRDRLLRITKEEAQLSKQEVTKVLVRGLAHEIKNPLGGIRGAAQLLSRELPDEALKDYTDVIIEEADRLRNLVDSMLGPYRPPALRAINVHEITERVCSLIEAETQGALRIRRDYDPSIPDVQADREQLIQALLNIVRNAMQALASAGPLEQGEITLRTRTLRQFTIGQTRYRLVCRVEVIDNGPGIPADIVESIFYPMVSGRADGTGLGLSITQNIISQHQGLIECDSEPGQTIFTLFLPLELDGSD